ATGCTCTCGTCGGAGGCCGCGAACCTCGTAATGGACAAGCTGGACCCCGACGACTTCTACATCCCGGCACACCAGGCCATCTTCGAAGTGATCGTGGACCTCTACAACGCCAACCAGCCGATCGATCCGTTGACGGTTTCGGATGCATTACACCGCAAAGGTGAGTTGGATCGGGTTGGCGGAGCGGGCTATCTGTCAGAGGTGATGGACGCCGTGCCGACGGCATCCAACATCGAGTACTACGCGAGTATCGTCGAAGAGCACGGTCTTCGACGCCGCCTCATCAGCGCAGGAGGCATGCTTGGCGATCTCGCCATCGCCACCGATGTCGCGATCACAGAAGTCCTGGATCGAGCCGAGCAGACCGTGTTCGCGGTGGCCGAGCGCCGAGTCGGAGACGGCCTCATGCCGATGAGCCCGCTGCTCCACAGCACACTCGAGACGATCGAGGAGATGGAGGCTCGGGGAACGGAACTCACGGGTCTGGCCACGGGGTTTCGCGATCTCGACAGGAAGCTTGGAGGGCTCCAGCCGGCGAACCTCGTCATCGTGGCCGCGAGACCGGCGATGGGCAAGTCCGCTTTGGCGGCCAACATCGCGACCAACGTCGCACTCGAAGGGGGCACCGTCGCCTTGTTCTCCCTCGAGATGAGTCGCGAGGAAATCGTGCAGCGGCTGTTGTGCTCGATCGGGCGGGTCGACTCGATGAAACTTCGGAC
This region of Actinomycetota bacterium genomic DNA includes:
- the dnaB gene encoding replicative DNA helicase, which produces MAPSPAGGVSRRLRVAPHNREAEESVLGAIMLSSEAANLVMDKLDPDDFYIPAHQAIFEVIVDLYNANQPIDPLTVSDALHRKGELDRVGGAGYLSEVMDAVPTASNIEYYASIVEEHGLRRRLISAGGMLGDLAIATDVAITEVLDRAEQTVFAVAERRVGDGLMPMSPLLHSTLETIEEMEARGTELTGLATGFRDLDRKLGGLQPANLVIVAARPAMGKSALAANIATNVALEGGTVALFSLEMSREEIVQRLLCSIGRVDSMKLRTGQLGPQLWQKVVHAASKMYQVPVYIDDSGQLTVTDIRAKSRRLKRAHGLDLVIVDYLQLMQGSNRENRQQEIAEISRSLKNLARELEVPVIAVSQLNRGLESREDKRPRLGDLRESGAIEQDSDLVMFIYRHEYYHPEAQETKGLAEVIVAKHRSGSTGKVDMTFLPEFTLFADLGRDVV